Proteins encoded together in one Amblyomma americanum isolate KBUSLIRL-KWMA chromosome 1, ASM5285725v1, whole genome shotgun sequence window:
- the LOC144113300 gene encoding putative ATP-dependent RNA helicase DHX35 isoform X2: MFQRPVFQKPGGEREFLNEEWIIEEVTGSAEYTNYVYNPNVSLSISQQRERLPVFKNRIDILYLLEKHRVLIVTGETGSGKSTQIPQYLMEAGWAQKGQMIGVTQPRRVAAISLARRVAEEKGCLVGQEVGYCVRFDDCFDKERTKIKFMTEGILVNEIMASPLLPSYSVLMLDEAHERTLLTDTSLGLMKKILLKRPDLRLIISSATLEAEVLKSFFHSDIESKHISSEILSIQGRVYPVEVYYLTNPVPNYVKAAVETVVKIHETQRMGHVLVFLTGQDEVEEAVSLLIEYSRNTKNTPGIPSMYVLPLYGSLPQSEQMKAFQPFSPKVRKVVVATNIAEASVTINGIVYVVDCGFVKLNFFNPKTSTDALVVVPESQSSATQRAGRAGRVSSGKVYRLFRGEFGCSEEALTIVAMLQIESIFLFPSSRRAEARKAKYKFSVLEGDLLTLLNVYNGFIQKGKDKQWCGQMFLNYNGLVRATEIRNQLRKLLLKYKVPLVSCQGDTDSVCRCIVAGHFAYAAYLHYSGEYRTVCGDHPLAIHPTSVLYTQKKPKWVVFGELVHTSREFMRNVTVVESSWLYELAPGFYQYGTDTDAARGRLL; encoded by the exons ATGTTTCAGAGACCAGTGTTTCAGAAACCAG GAGGAGAAAGGGAATTCCTAAACGAGGAATGGATCATAGAAGAAGTAACTGGTTCTGCGGAGTACACCAACTATGTGTATAACCCAAACGTATCCCTGTCAATCAGCCAACAGAGAGAACGGCTGCCAGTGTTCAAG AATCGTATAGACATCCTGTACCTCCTGGAAAAGCATAGAGTCTTAATTGTTACTGGTGAAACTGGCAGCGGTAAAAGTACACAAATTCCTCAG TACTTAATGGAAGCGGGCTGGGCGCAGAAGGGCCAAATGATCGGAGTCACGCAGCCCAGAAGAGTGGCGGCCATATCA CTGGCAAGGAGGGTAGCAGAAGAGAAAGGTTGTTTGGTAGGACAAGAGGTTGGCTACTGTGTGCGGTTTGATGACTGCTTTGACAAGGAAAGGACAAAGATTAAA TTCATGACAGAAGGAATACTTGTGAATGAAATAATGGCCAGTCCACTGCTGCCCTCATACTCAGTTCTCATGCTGGATGAAGCACATGAAAGAACCCTCTTGACTGACACATCCTTGGGGCTCATGAAGAAGATACTGCTTAAAAGGCCAGACCTCCGCCTTATTATATCATCTGCAACACTGGAAGCAGAAGTTCTGAAGAGTTTTTTTCACAGTGACATTGAAAG caaacatATTTCATCAGAGATCTTAAGCATCCAAGGGAGAGTATATCCTGTTGAAGTGTACTACCTGACCAACCCAGTGCCAAATTACGTGAAGGCAGCTGTTGAAACTGTTGTGAAAATTCATGAAACACAACGCATGGGCCACGTGCTGGTGTTCCTGACTGGACAGGATGAGGTGGAAGAAGCTGTCAGTCTTCTCAT AGAGTATTCAAGGAATACAAAAAATACACCTGGCATTCCAAGCATGTATGTTTTACCATTGTATGGATCACTACCTCAGTCTGAACAG ATGAAAGCTTTCCAACCCTTCAGCCCAAAAGTTCGAAAAGTTGTTGTGGCAACCAATATCGCTGAAGCTTCTGTGACCATCAATGGTATTGTTTATG TGGTAGACTGTGGTTTCGTGAAGCTCAATTTCTTCAATCCAAAGACAAGCACGGATGCCTTAGTTGTGGTGCCTGAATCACAGTCTTCAGCGACGCAAAGGGCAGGCCGTGCTGGTAGGGTGTCGTCAGGAAAGGTCTACAGACTGTTCAGAG gtgaatTTGGCTGCTCAGAAGAGGCACTGACAATAGTTGCAATGCTGCAGATTGAATCCATATTCTTGTTTCCTTCAAGCAGGAGGGCAGAAGCG AGAAAAGCAAAGTACAAGTTCTCAGTGCTTGAAGGAGATCTGCTCACTCTGTTGAATGTTTACAATGGCTTCATCCAA AAAGGGAAAGATAAGCAGTGGTGTGGACAGATGTTCCTAAACTACAATGGTCTTGTGAGAGCCACTGAAATTAGGAACCAGCTgcggaagctgctgctgaagtaCAAAGTGCCACTAGTCTCTTGTCAAG GTGACACTGATTCAGTGTGTCGGTGCATTGTAGCAGGCCACTTTGCCTATGCTGCATACCTGCATTACTCGGGAGAGTACCGCACTGTGTGTGGTGACCACCCACTGGCTATACACCCCACATCTGTACTGTATACACAGAAAAAGCCAAAGTG GGTTGTCTTCGGAGAGCTTGTTCACACCAGCAGAGAATTCATGAGGAATGTAACAGTAGTAGAGTCATCGTGGCTCTATGAACTTGCACCAGGGTTTTATCAGTATGGCACA GACACAGATGCTGCAAGAGGAAGGCTGTTATGA
- the LOC144113300 gene encoding putative ATP-dependent RNA helicase DHX35 isoform X1, producing MFQRPVFQKPGGEREFLNEEWIIEEVTGSAEYTNYVYNPNVSLSISQQRERLPVFKNRIDILYLLEKHRVLIVTGETGSGKSTQIPQYLMEAGWAQKGQMIGVTQPRRVAAISLARRVAEEKGCLVGQEVGYCVRFDDCFDKERTKIKFMTEGILVNEIMASPLLPSYSVLMLDEAHERTLLTDTSLGLMKKILLKRPDLRLIISSATLEAEVLKSFFHSDIESKHISSEILSIQGRVYPVEVYYLTNPVPNYVKAAVETVVKIHETQRMGHVLVFLTGQDEVEEAVSLLIEYSRNTKNTPGIPSMYVLPLYGSLPQSEQMKAFQPFSPKVRKVVVATNIAEASVTINGIVYVVDCGFVKLNFFNPKTSTDALVVVPESQSSATQRAGRAGRVSSGKVYRLFREEDFKQLPLFTTPEIQRSNLSTLVLQLKSLGVNNIAHFSFPSAPPSKIVINALELDYALGALDKSGGLTELGMKMVTFPVPAMQAKMLLTSGEFGCSEEALTIVAMLQIESIFLFPSSRRAEARKAKYKFSVLEGDLLTLLNVYNGFIQKGKDKQWCGQMFLNYNGLVRATEIRNQLRKLLLKYKVPLVSCQGDTDSVCRCIVAGHFAYAAYLHYSGEYRTVCGDHPLAIHPTSVLYTQKKPKWVVFGELVHTSREFMRNVTVVESSWLYELAPGFYQYGTDTDAARGRLL from the exons ATGTTTCAGAGACCAGTGTTTCAGAAACCAG GAGGAGAAAGGGAATTCCTAAACGAGGAATGGATCATAGAAGAAGTAACTGGTTCTGCGGAGTACACCAACTATGTGTATAACCCAAACGTATCCCTGTCAATCAGCCAACAGAGAGAACGGCTGCCAGTGTTCAAG AATCGTATAGACATCCTGTACCTCCTGGAAAAGCATAGAGTCTTAATTGTTACTGGTGAAACTGGCAGCGGTAAAAGTACACAAATTCCTCAG TACTTAATGGAAGCGGGCTGGGCGCAGAAGGGCCAAATGATCGGAGTCACGCAGCCCAGAAGAGTGGCGGCCATATCA CTGGCAAGGAGGGTAGCAGAAGAGAAAGGTTGTTTGGTAGGACAAGAGGTTGGCTACTGTGTGCGGTTTGATGACTGCTTTGACAAGGAAAGGACAAAGATTAAA TTCATGACAGAAGGAATACTTGTGAATGAAATAATGGCCAGTCCACTGCTGCCCTCATACTCAGTTCTCATGCTGGATGAAGCACATGAAAGAACCCTCTTGACTGACACATCCTTGGGGCTCATGAAGAAGATACTGCTTAAAAGGCCAGACCTCCGCCTTATTATATCATCTGCAACACTGGAAGCAGAAGTTCTGAAGAGTTTTTTTCACAGTGACATTGAAAG caaacatATTTCATCAGAGATCTTAAGCATCCAAGGGAGAGTATATCCTGTTGAAGTGTACTACCTGACCAACCCAGTGCCAAATTACGTGAAGGCAGCTGTTGAAACTGTTGTGAAAATTCATGAAACACAACGCATGGGCCACGTGCTGGTGTTCCTGACTGGACAGGATGAGGTGGAAGAAGCTGTCAGTCTTCTCAT AGAGTATTCAAGGAATACAAAAAATACACCTGGCATTCCAAGCATGTATGTTTTACCATTGTATGGATCACTACCTCAGTCTGAACAG ATGAAAGCTTTCCAACCCTTCAGCCCAAAAGTTCGAAAAGTTGTTGTGGCAACCAATATCGCTGAAGCTTCTGTGACCATCAATGGTATTGTTTATG TGGTAGACTGTGGTTTCGTGAAGCTCAATTTCTTCAATCCAAAGACAAGCACGGATGCCTTAGTTGTGGTGCCTGAATCACAGTCTTCAGCGACGCAAAGGGCAGGCCGTGCTGGTAGGGTGTCGTCAGGAAAGGTCTACAGACTGTTCAGAG AGGAAGACTTTAAACAACTCCCACTCTTCACAACACCAGAGATTCAACGCAGCAACTTATCAACCTTAGTACTCCAGCTCAAGTCACTGGGAGTGAACAATATTGCACATTTCAGCTTTCCTTCA gcacCTCCCTCAAAAATCGTCATTAATGCATTAGAGTTGGACTATGCTTTAGGAG CACTTGACAAGAGTGGTGGCCTCACAGAGTTAGGAATGAAGATGGTCACGTTTCCAGTGCCTGCCATGCAAGCAAAAATGTTGCTCACATCTG gtgaatTTGGCTGCTCAGAAGAGGCACTGACAATAGTTGCAATGCTGCAGATTGAATCCATATTCTTGTTTCCTTCAAGCAGGAGGGCAGAAGCG AGAAAAGCAAAGTACAAGTTCTCAGTGCTTGAAGGAGATCTGCTCACTCTGTTGAATGTTTACAATGGCTTCATCCAA AAAGGGAAAGATAAGCAGTGGTGTGGACAGATGTTCCTAAACTACAATGGTCTTGTGAGAGCCACTGAAATTAGGAACCAGCTgcggaagctgctgctgaagtaCAAAGTGCCACTAGTCTCTTGTCAAG GTGACACTGATTCAGTGTGTCGGTGCATTGTAGCAGGCCACTTTGCCTATGCTGCATACCTGCATTACTCGGGAGAGTACCGCACTGTGTGTGGTGACCACCCACTGGCTATACACCCCACATCTGTACTGTATACACAGAAAAAGCCAAAGTG GGTTGTCTTCGGAGAGCTTGTTCACACCAGCAGAGAATTCATGAGGAATGTAACAGTAGTAGAGTCATCGTGGCTCTATGAACTTGCACCAGGGTTTTATCAGTATGGCACA GACACAGATGCTGCAAGAGGAAGGCTGTTATGA